In Cydia fagiglandana chromosome 9, ilCydFagi1.1, whole genome shotgun sequence, a single window of DNA contains:
- the LOC134667129 gene encoding polyglutamylase complex subunit TTLL1-like, giving the protein MIPFSNGFGMYGQLKQAINNKPPRQLTFCTDFDKTIVINTFIDRGWKQVEPTEAWNLYWANTSNCRSIFNVGNGVSLNDYQLINHFPKHYELVRKDLLVRNIKKYRKELEKEGNPLAEKCEVIQGNHKITRYLHLDFIPVTYGLPSDYNLFVEEYRRYPNSKWILKPTSKSQGEGIFLINNLSRLKKWSRESRNYLHHRFTNKDSYVISRYIDNPLLIGGKKFDLRIYVLVTSFRPLKAYMFRQGFCRFCAMKYDTSVAELDNVYVHLTNVSVQKRGVDYNRLHGGKLGMQNLKLYLEGTRGREVTERLFREIQWLIVHSLKAVAPVIANDRHCFECYGYDIIIDADLKPWLIEVNSSPSMTPTTRNDGILKRKLLENMLSVILPPNGIPDARWRKTPNDRALGDFELLIDETRLCTEDS; this is encoded by the coding sequence ATGATTCCATTTTCAAACGGTTTTGGCATGTACGGCCAACTAAAACAAGCAATCAACAACAAACCACCGAGGCAGCTCACATTCTGCACAGATTTCGACAAAACTATAGTTATCAATACGTTTATCGACCGAGGATGGAAGCAAGTAGAGCCTACAGAAGCTTGGAATCTGTACTGGGCGAATACAAGCAACTGCCGGTCTATATTCAACGTAGGTAATGGTGTTTCACTCAACGACTACCAACTCATCAACCATTTCCCAAAACACTACGAATTAGTTCGTAAAGACTTACTAGTCAGAAACATAAAGAAATACCGCAAAGAATTAGAAAAAGAAGGAAACCCTCTAGCTGAGAAATGTGAAGTTATACAGGGAAATCACAAAATCACTCGTTATTTGCATCTAGATTTTATTCCAGTAACCTATGGATTGCCTTCAGATTATAATCTGTTTGTGGAGGAATACCGACGCTACCCCAACAGCAAATGGATCCTCAAACCAACAAGCAAATCACAAGGAGAAGGTATTTTCCTCATAAACAATTTGTCAAGACTAAAGAAATGGTCCCGAGAATCGAGGAATTACTTACATCATCGATTTACCAACAAGGACTCTTACGTTATATCGCGCTACATAGATAATCCGCTTTTGATTGGAGGAAAGAAATTCGATTTGCGGATTTACGTCCTCGTTACGTCTTTTCGGCCTTTAAAGGCTTACATGTTCCGACAAGGCTTTTGCAGGTTCTGTGCGATGAAGTACGATACGAGTGTGGCTGAACTGGACAATGTATACGTGCATCTGACGAATGTGAGCGTTCAGAAGCGTGGTGTGGACTACAATCGTTTGCATGGCGGCAAACTTGGTATGCAAAATTTAAAGTTATATTTAGAAGGTACGCGAGGTCGGGAAGTAACCGAGCGGTTGTTCCGCGAGATACAATGGCTCATAGTGCATTCCCTAAAAGCTGTGGCGCCAGTTATAGCGAATGACCGCCATTGTTTTGAATGTTACGGTTACGATATTATCATAGATGCGGATTTGAAGCCGTGGCTTATTGAAGTGAACTCGTCGCCTTCGATGACGCCGACAACGCGGAACGACGGTATCCTGAAGAGGAAATTGTTGGAGAATATGTTGTCTGTGATACTCCCTCCCAATGGGATACCTGATGCTCGCTGGAGAAAGACGCCGAACGACAGAGCTTTGGGGGACTTTGAACTGTTAATAGATGAAACTAGGTTATGTACAGAAGATTCATAG
- the LOC134667130 gene encoding polyglutamylase complex subunit TTLL1-like: MNQEAKKNLPSFSKSPTCSEKSRVTYCTDLEKSVIISNFERRGWVQVGPDDEWNFYWSFTTNCRNIFSIECGYRMNDNQIINHFPNHYELSRKDLLVKNIKRYRKDLEKEGSPLAEKAEVQLPNGHVGTRYIHLDFIPVTYVLPADYNMFVEEYRKSPQSTWIMKPCGKSQGAGIFLINKLSKLKKWSREAKTPFHPQFSSKESYVISRYIDNPLLIGGKKFDLRLYVLVTSFRPLKAYLFQHGFCRFCTVKYDTSVTELDNMYVHLTNVSVQKHGGDYNSMHGGKMSIQNFRLYLEGTRGRTVTDKLFAEMQWLIVHSLKAVAPVMANDRHCFECYGYDIIIDDALKPWLVEVNASPSLQSTTHNDRILKYKLIDNIVSVVVPPDGVPDARWNKTPSPDALGDFDLLIDEEFMEKEECNLRHYIANSRRFRQ, encoded by the coding sequence ATGAATCAGGAAGCCAAAAAGAACTTACCCAGTTTCAGCAAGAGTCCGACATGTAGCGAGAAAAGTAGAGTGACCTATTGCACTGACCTGGAAAAGTCCGTGATCATATCCAACTTCGAGCGCAGAGGGTGGGTCCAGGTGGGCCCGGATGACGAGTGGAACTTCTACTGGTCCTTCACCACCAACTGCCGGAACATATTTAGCATTGAATGCGGATACAGAATGAACGACAACCAAATTATAAATCACTTTCCAAACCACTATGAACTGTCAAGGAAGGACTTACTCGTGAAAAACATCAAGCGATACAGAAAAGATTTAGAAAAAGAAGGCAGTCCTTTAGCAGAAAAAGCCGAGGTGCAACTACCGAACGGTCATGTCGGCACTCGATATATTCATCTAGATTTTATACCTGTGACGTATGTGCTGCCAGCCGACTATAATATGTTCGTCGAGGAATACCGGAAATCTCCGCAAAGCACTTGGATCATGAAGCCGTGCGGCAAGTCTCAAGGCGCCGGAATTTTCTTAATAAACAAACTTTCGAAACTAAAGAAGTGGTCGCGTGAAGCGAAAACTCCCTTCCACCCCCAATTCAGCAGCAAGGAAAGTTATGTTATATCACGTTACATCGACAATCCGCTTTTGATTGGCGGAAAAAAGTTCGATCTCAGGTTATACGTGTTAGTCACATCATTTCGTCCTCTTAAAGCTTATTTATTCCAGCACGGGTTCTGTCGCTTTTGTACAGTCAAATATGACACGAGTGTTACCGAGCTCGACAATATGTACGTTCATTTAACTAATGTTAGCGTACAGAAGCACGGCGGAGATTACAATAGTATGCACGGCGGAAAGATGAGCATTCAAAATTTCCGTTTATATTTGGAAGGCACTCGCGGTCGGACGGTGACGGATAAATTGTTTGCGGAAATGCAGTGGCTTATCGTCCATTCATTGAAAGCAGTTGCGCCCGTGATGGCGAATGACCGGCACTGTTTTGAATGTTACGGttatgacataattattgaTGATGCGCTCAAACCGTGGCTGGTGGAGGTGAATGCTTCGCCTTCGTTGCAGTCTACTACACACAACGATAGAATTCTGAAGTATAAACTGATTGATAATATCGTATCTGTGGTTGTGCCGCCGGACGGCGTGCCAGACGCCAGGTGGAACAAGACCCCGAGCCCTGATGCGCTCGGCGACTTCGATTTATTAATCGACGAGGAATTCATGGAAAAGGAAGAATGTAATCTACGTCACTACATAGCGAATAGTCGCCGGTTTAGACAGTGA